CCTTGGCCAGCATGGCGAATTCCTCGGCGTGTGCCGTGAAGTCGGGATCACCCAGATCCACGCTGATGATCAGTGCGCGCATACATGCACCATTTTGGAGCCAAAGCGAAAATGCCCGCCGACGTGGAACGTCCGGCGGGCAATAAAAGGTACTGCGGGAGCGAGATTACTCAGCAGGGACTTCCACCTGAAAATTCACGGCGCGGGCGGGAACAACGGTGGAAATGGCGTGCTTGTAGACCATTTGCGTGACCGTGTTACGCAGCAGCACCACGTATTGGTCGAAAGATTCGATTTGCCCTTGAAGCTTGATACCGTTCACCAGGTAGATCGACACCGGCACATGATCCTTGCGCAGCGTGTTCAGGAACGGATCTTGCAGAGTTTGCCCTTTATTGCTCATTGGCCAGGCTCCATTTGTTTGTTATTGAGTGATGACGCGCTTTTTACAGGTGGGGCACGTCGAAACATGTACTCTACAGGGTTTTCCCGGCCCGTGCTACTTGTGTCGGATGCAAAAGTTGACACCAGAGTTTTCCGCCGGAAAGGCCCTTCAGCCGGGGTTCAGACGAGCTCTGCGAGCGCTTTCAGAAGCAATTCGCACTGCTCGTCCGTGCCCACTGTAATACGCAGAAACTGGTCTATGCGCGGCAGGCGGAAATGGCGCACGATGATGCTGCGCTCGCGCAGGCCGGCGGCCAGCGCGGCGGCATCGCGCGAGGCGTGCCGGGTGAACACGAAGTTGGCGCTGGACGGCAGCACCTCGAAGCCCAGGGCCTGCAGGCCGGTCGTCATCCGCCCGCGGGTCTGGATCACCGCCTGGCGAGTCTGCTCGAAGTAGTCGACATCCTCGAGCGCCGCGACCGCGCCGGCCGAGGCCAGGCGATCCACCGGATAGGAATTGAAGCTGTTCTTGACGCGTTCCAGGCCGTCGATCAGGGCCGGGCTGCCGACCGCGAAACCGACCCGCAGGCCCGCCAGTGAACGCGATTTGGACAGCGTCTGGATGACCAGCAGGTTGTCGTAGCGCGTGGTCAGCGGGATGGCCGATTCGGCGCCGAAATCGACGTAGGCCTCGTCCACCACCACCACGCAATCCGGGTTGCCCGCCAGCACGCGCTCGATCTCCGCCAGCGTCAGCGCGCGGCCGGTGGGCGCGTTGGGATTGGGGAAGATGATGGCGCCCGCCTGGCCATGGCGGCCCGGCAGGTAGTCTTCGACGTCGATGCGGAAATCTTCCGTCAGCGGCAGCGTCTCGTAATCGATGCCGTACAGGCCGCAATAGACCGGATAGAAGCTGTAGGTGATGTCGGGAAAGCGCAGCGGACGCTCGTGCTTGAGCAGCGCCAGGAAGGCGTGCGCCAGCACTTCATCCGAGCCGTTGCCCACGAAGACGCTGGCCGGCGCCACGCCGACAGCCGTCGCCACCGCCTGGCGCAGGCGGTCGGACGACGGATCGGGATAGAGCTTGAGCGTGTCGTCGCACGCGGCGCGGATCGCCTCGAGCACCTTGGGCGACGGCCCGTAGGGATGCTCGTTGGTATTGAGCTTGACCAGGTTCTGAAGCTTGGGCTGCTCGCCCGGGACATACGGACTGAGCGTCCCGACCACGGGACTCCAGAAACGGCTCATGGATCAGCTTTCCTGCGCGTAGGGGTTGTGCGAAGACTTGAACTCGATCCGCAGCGGCGTGCCGGCCAGATCGAAAGCGTTGCGGAAACGGGTTTCCAGGTAGCGGCGGTACGAATCGGGCACCGAATCGAGCGCGTTGCCGTGGATGACCACCAGCGGAGGATTCTGTCCGCCCTGGTGCGCGTAGCGCATCTTGGGACGGAAGATGCCCTTGCGGGGCGGCGGCTGCTGCTCGACGGCGGCCTGCAGTTCGCGCGTCAGCTTGGGCGTGGACAACTTGGCGAACGCGGCGGCGTGGGCGGCGTTGACCGACTTGAGCAGCGGCTTGATGCCCTGCCCGCGCAAGGCCGAGATGGTGTGCACGCGGGCGAACGACAGGAAGCGCAGCTTGCGCATGAATTCGCGCTCGATGCGTTCCTTTTCCTCGCCGTCCAGGCCGTCCCACTTGTTGATGGCCAGGACCACGGCGCGGCCGGTTTCCAGCACGAAGCCGGCGATGTGGGCGTCCTGCTCGGAGATCTCGGTCTGCGCGTCCAGCATCAGCAGCACGACGTTGCTGGCCTCGATGGCCTGCAGCGTCTTGATGACGGAGAACTTCTCGACCGCCTCGAACACCTTGCCGCGCTTGCGCAGGCCGGCGGTGTCGATCAGCGTGTAGCGGCGGCCATCGCGCTCGAAGTCGATCTCGATGGCGTCGCGGGTGGTGCCGGGCATGTCGAACGCGATCACGCGCTCTTCGCCCATCAGCGTGTTGATCAGCGTGGACTTGCCGACGTTCGGGCGGCCCACGATGGCCAGCTTGATGCGGTGGTCGTGCTCGGCCTCTTCGGCCGGCTCTTCTTCCTCGGCGGGCGGCTCGGCCAGGTCCTGCAGCGCGAGTTCGATCAGGTCGACGATGCCGTCGCCGTGCGCCGCCGAGATGGGATAGGGTTGCCCCAGGCCCAGCTCGTGGAATTCGGCGATGGCGGCGCCCGCCCCCATGCCTTCGGCCTTGTTCACCGCCAGCAGCACGCGCTGCTGCCCCGACTTGCGCAGCAGCGTGGCGATTTCGTGGTCATGCGCGTTGAGGCCGGCGCGGGCGTCCACCAGGAACACCACCACATCGGCCTCGGCGATGGCCTGCCGGGTCTGGCGCGCCATTTCCAGCAGG
The window above is part of the Achromobacter deleyi genome. Proteins encoded here:
- the hfq gene encoding RNA chaperone Hfq, giving the protein MSNKGQTLQDPFLNTLRKDHVPVSIYLVNGIKLQGQIESFDQYVVLLRNTVTQMVYKHAISTVVPARAVNFQVEVPAE
- the hisC gene encoding histidinol-phosphate transaminase encodes the protein MSRFWSPVVGTLSPYVPGEQPKLQNLVKLNTNEHPYGPSPKVLEAIRAACDDTLKLYPDPSSDRLRQAVATAVGVAPASVFVGNGSDEVLAHAFLALLKHERPLRFPDITYSFYPVYCGLYGIDYETLPLTEDFRIDVEDYLPGRHGQAGAIIFPNPNAPTGRALTLAEIERVLAGNPDCVVVVDEAYVDFGAESAIPLTTRYDNLLVIQTLSKSRSLAGLRVGFAVGSPALIDGLERVKNSFNSYPVDRLASAGAVAALEDVDYFEQTRQAVIQTRGRMTTGLQALGFEVLPSSANFVFTRHASRDAAALAAGLRERSIIVRHFRLPRIDQFLRITVGTDEQCELLLKALAELV
- the der gene encoding ribosome biogenesis GTPase Der; the protein is MSFKPVVALVGRPNVGKSTLFNRLTRSRAALVADFSGLTRDRHYGEGRVGDIPFIAIDTGGFEPVAKDGILLEMARQTRQAIAEADVVVFLVDARAGLNAHDHEIATLLRKSGQQRVLLAVNKAEGMGAGAAIAEFHELGLGQPYPISAAHGDGIVDLIELALQDLAEPPAEEEEPAEEAEHDHRIKLAIVGRPNVGKSTLINTLMGEERVIAFDMPGTTRDAIEIDFERDGRRYTLIDTAGLRKRGKVFEAVEKFSVIKTLQAIEASNVVLLMLDAQTEISEQDAHIAGFVLETGRAVVLAINKWDGLDGEEKERIEREFMRKLRFLSFARVHTISALRGQGIKPLLKSVNAAHAAAFAKLSTPKLTRELQAAVEQQPPPRKGIFRPKMRYAHQGGQNPPLVVIHGNALDSVPDSYRRYLETRFRNAFDLAGTPLRIEFKSSHNPYAQES